In Chlorocebus sabaeus isolate Y175 chromosome 5, mChlSab1.0.hap1, whole genome shotgun sequence, one genomic interval encodes:
- the LOC119627614 gene encoding large ribosomal subunit protein eL31-like has product MAPAKKGGEKKKGRSAINEVVTREYTINIHKRIHGVGFKKRAPQALKEIRKFAMKEMGTPDVRIDTRLNKAVWAKGIRNVPYRIRVRLSRKRNKDEDSPNKLYTLVTYVPVTTFKNLQTVIVDEN; this is encoded by the coding sequence ATGGCTCCTGCAAAGAAGGGTGGCGAGAAGAAAAAGGGCCGTTCTGCCATCAACGAGGTGGTGACCCGAGAATACACCATCAACATTCACAAGCGCATCCATGGAGTGGGCTTCAAGAAGCGTGCCCCTCAGGCCCTCAAAGAGATTCGGAAATTTGCCATGAAGGAGATGGGAACTCCAGATGTGCGCATTGATACCAGACTCAACAAAGCTGTCTGGGCCAAAGGAATAAGGAATGTCCCATACCGAATCCGTGTGCGGCTGTCCAGAAAACGTAATAAGGATGAAGATTCACCAAATAAGCTCTATACTTTGGTTACCTATGTACCTGTTACCACTTTCAAAAATCTGCAGACAGTCATTGTGGATGAGAACTAA